One genomic region from Mytilus trossulus isolate FHL-02 chromosome 9, PNRI_Mtr1.1.1.hap1, whole genome shotgun sequence encodes:
- the LOC134685555 gene encoding cholecystokinin receptor type A-like: MHGNLSDSVLSVTLEDLNDAETIQRLAPIIYLSFLTLVGTPGNLLVIAVYTWTIKRRTTHRLFITALAVTDFLVCTVAVPFEIIQMTHQLTFYSEWACKIFRSINVLLALLSSFILIALSADRTRRVIQPLKLQMTIRQAIWCIFLVTLLAFVFAFPEAVISGISLEKLENNLTGYDCSFSDRYKDQAYTTVYSSTLLAIYIGCIFALIVMYSIIGRQVLSHVHFRSTFIRQNGTDNHSTASTNKLDRNEIKLSLEETCDSIDMDEDEFRSKQLSELKSSRENTIKRHAKSPDKRHGAMRQENSSKKVTKIAFAISFCFILSYVPYVAVKLNASIASGHFTSNATTKAIFPILGRTFIINNIVNPIIYGFLDQKFRQKCKIIFRHLTCRM; this comes from the coding sequence atgcaCGGCAATTTATCTGACAGTGTTTTGTCAGTTACTTTAGAAGATTTAAATGATGCAGAAACGATACAGCGTCTTGCGCCAATAATATATCTATCGTTTTTGACACTGGTTGGAACTCCAGGAAATTTGCTTGTTATTGCAGTTTACACTTGGACAATTAAAAGGAGGACTACACACCGACTTTTCATAACAGCTTTAGCAGTGACAGATTTCTTGGTATGTACAGTGGCAGTCCCATTTGAAATAATCCAAATGACTCACCAATTGACATTTTATTCTGAATGGGCTTGTAAAATATTCCGTTCTATCAATGTTTTACTTGCTCttttgtcttctttcattttaatAGCGTTGTCAGCAGATCGTACTAGACGTGTAATCCAGCCGCTAAAGTTACAGATGACAATACGCCAAGCTATTTGGTGCATTTTTCTTGTTACTTTACTTGCATTTGTTTTCGCATTTCCTGAAGCAGTTATAAGTGGGATAAGTTTAgagaaattagaaaataatttgaCAGGATACGACTGTAGTTTCTCGGATAGGTACAAGGACCAAGCGTATACAACTGTATACAGTTCTACACTTTTAGCAATTTATATTGGGTGTATATTCGCTCTAATTGTTATGTATTCAATTATCGGACGGCAAGTTTTGAGTCACGTGCACTTTAGAAGTACATTTATCAGACAAAATGGAACCGACAATCATTCAACAGCATCTACAAACAAACTAGACAGAAATGAAATTAAGCTTAGTCTAGAAGAGACTTGTGATAGTATAGATATGGACGAAGATGAGTTTCGAAGTAAACAACTTTCGGAACTAAAATCAAGTAGAGAAAACACCATAAAAAGACATGCCAAATCTCCTGATAAGCGTCATGGTGCAATGAGACAAGAAAATTCTTctaaaaaagtgacaaaaataGCATTTgcaattagtttttgttttattttaagttatgtaCCATACGTTGCCGTTAAACTAAACGCTTCAATAGCAAGTGGCCATTTTACCTCGAACGCTACAACTAAAGCAATATTTCCAATTCTTGGGAGAACGTTTATCATAAACAACATAGTTAATCCTATTATTTACGGATTCCTGGACCAGAAATTTCGTCAAAAGTGTAAAATTATATTCAGGCATTTGACGTGCAGGATGTaa